The segment aaacgatggacacacacacacacacacacacacacacatatatatatatatatatatatatatatatatatatttcaaaaagcTTTCATAATCATTTCATAGATAGCTCATGGTGCAACAAAAcaattcattcatattcattctcattcatacttttttttatataatatatgtgtcagGTTTTATCAGTAATGAACGTGTTAATCTGTCCATTAATATAACATTAAATTATATTCCATATATGCGCcattttgagtaatataaaagtatttatttgACGTATTTATTTATCGATACTCTTGTGTGACATACCACCTGTTTGAGACGAACTGGTTGAGAATCCACCCAGAAAATGTCTGAGACAATTTTTCTGGCTCAGACACTTTTGCAACAGTTTCATATTTTATTCTTTGAGATGTCTGAGAACGTTCGTGGCGAtcgcccgttttctttttcaGGAGTCTTTATTGCATGATCTTCAGTTAGAAAATTACTCCTTGGTTCGAGGTTGCCGTCTTTTATATCACTTGCTCCAATAATGAATACtaaatttatatattgtataaaaacattatataacGTATGGAATTATGAATTTGAACCGTAGTGAATTCACCTAATCTGCGTGCCTTTAGCCTCATTTCCTTTCACCATTTCCACCGAAGAAAAGAGACTCCCTTACCTTATGATCTTGTACTTTCCCACCCGGACGGTCTTCCTAACGAGGTCGAGGTCCTCGCCGCCCCAGCCCGACTTGGCCATGTCGAAGCCGCCAATCTTGAAGAAGTCCGACTTGTAGATGCAGACCATACCTGGGGAGGAAGGGCGTCAGAGGGAACTGTGAGGGCAGACTCTGCCGAAAGTGTTTGCTAGTATTTTGCTAGTATTCTCGAGAATGGGGATTTTTGCAAGACATTTTCCTAGGAAATCATTAGCAAGCATTGATCAGAAGGCTTTTTATTAAATTTGATTAAGACATTTTGAGAGTTTCAGTGCTAAAGTTTGCCTTACATAATGCATATCCTGGGCAACGAAACACTGTGGATATGAAACTCGCACACGTATTTTGATGACAAATCATGCAGGGGCCGATTTATAAATATGCTCTCTGATGCAACGCTCTGAATTCcaatgtataagcatatgtgaaaataagtatatgatataaatatttgttttcacgCTCTCACAACATGCTGCAATTGTTAATCGGTGTATTCTATCATTATTGACGAGTTTTATATAGTTGAATTAGCTGCATTCTAAAAATATAATTAGTATGACCCAATGCAGTGGGCACCTCCACAGCTAGTGTCGAGTTGAATCCAGCGGCGAATCTGAGTGAGCGATggtgttagtgatggtgatgatagtgatgattgcgATGGTGATAATTAGACATTTTTCATTACAACAATGTTCATGACATTAACAATTACAACGGAGTGCTGTTATAACAATgttaacgacgatgatgataattgtgatagctaaaatataaataattttgttaaTGGTAAATGGGGGTAGTAATAGTAGAGATTATAAGTATAACGATAATCAAAGCACTGACGACAAGAAGGCTTACGATGACAGTGGTCATAATAACAGTCATGGTAATAATCGTAGTGGTAACAAAAAGGATGTTACTGCtaatggcaataacgataatgatgacagtaatgatactcACAACATGATTAATCAAatcgtaatgattataatgatggtattggCTACAGTGACGGCAATAGTTGTAGGAgcaagaacgatgataataatcacataatctacgataacataaataatagcaagtgtgatggtgataatggtaatgctgatcaTGAAGGTAATATCAACgccaataacatcagcaacacaatgatgatactaagagTACGCACAGAAAggcactaattatgataatgatgatagccatAACAACGACGGAGGTACTAACATTAgtatttgcaataatgatgattgtgatgatcatatcaatatgataatgttTAAGTATAGCAACATACGGAAGTATTCACGCAAAGTAACCCTTGGAATTATGCCTCATCGAGCATTTATTCAAAATATCAGTGACAACATTATTTGCAGTTCGTCAGAAATGCTTAGTGTCAGGAGAGCGCTTCGTGCGTCACAAAACAGCGGTGGACCATTGACACTTTAGGTACTCAATTGCCGGGAGGGCGCATACCAATTCGGTTTGTGTAGTGAGAGCAAAGCCATTCTGCCGTGATGTTGCAGGgaattatacttatataaatcgTGGGCGCAAACTGGCTTGCTCCCAGGTCGGAAGATCTATCAGTGAAGCATTCCCAAAGGCCCGCTAAGTAGTCAAGATGGTCACTGATAGTAGAAAGGACGTACTGGTTAATTGGCCAATAGAAACACTATGTTTTGGGGTAAATTTAGACACGCATAATTATATTAGGAGCTTACTCTCACGAGaccttatttatcatttttatgcagTAGAATGTAAATGTGAACTGTCATTTCCACGCACAGGTGTAATTGTACAAATCTTACTTTTAGTTTCCCCTGACAGACATAAAGATTGGATGTGTCTGCAGGGCTGTAATTCAAAAGTTGTGTTAATATGTATTATTCTGTAATGAATAGATGACAAGTTTTGTTCTATATCTAGGTTTACAAACATTTCTGCAGACACTCTGTAGATGAATCGCATGGCTTCATTTTATAAAACTTCAATTTAACTATTTGTGATTCCTTGCCTGGTCTATGGTCTTAGAAAGGACCGCTGATACCATAATTTATGCATATTAACATCCGTAGAGGCTTCAGTCTTTAAGTTGCTATTATTAATTAAGTCGAGGTTACTGCGAGGCATCTGGCCTGGTGACAGAGGTTTGGGTTGGTGTCATTAAATGCAGAAGGAAGTAGAGATAAGAGCGCTGTGATTTACTGCCATATTTATTTTTCGAAAGCGAATATTATTATCCAGCTTCCTCTATTGGGAGAATATCGAAATTCGTTTTTGTATGCCCTCCTTTTACCAATCCCTAATCCATAGACACTCATACAGCAAACGATCGAATCCTTCACCCCTTATGCGACTTTTAGTATAATTTAGTATGTTATTAAGCAAATACTGAGTTTAGAACTTTGAGCATGGGAATTCATTGCAAGAGCATGCGCAATCTGATAGATGACGGTGTGTTTCAGCTGCTCAAAAACGACAGCTTTGTTTACAGCATCAAAAGCTGCCTTTGGCTCGAAAACATAGTATAGATCTAAGGGTATTTAAGGATGTTCACTAGGTACTTTACAAAGCAATACCAATATAAGTACTAGGGAGAAAAAGGTTTAAGATAGAGTTTAGtactgtatacacgcatacatatttagGAAAAATCTTTCTAATACTTTGCAATTTCAATGTGAGTGATTGTGATAACGAGATGTGATGTATCTTTATCATTCACTCTGAATTACATTCTTTTATCATAAAATCcacttttaattatttctttttagTTACAGTGAATACTGGTACTTATTATACTTCAATTTTGCAATTATTTCTTGTATCTACATATTTTAAGGTTATCAGACATTAATCTTTACTAATTCTCAGTGAACTGCCATTTATGACTCGCAAATGTTCTTAAATGACTGACTTTTACAATTGGCAATGAAATCACTATGTTTTCCCGCCGTCCGTGACCTACCGTGACCCCATACACGCCAGtagccattgttatcattgaccTCCAGCTGGTGAAGAGGCGGCGGAATTCGGTGTTTATGCAGAGGGTATATGAACTCGGGGTTGTACATCGAGAACACCATGGGGAAGAACACCTGCAAAATATCTTTGAGTCAGTTTGGGTgatatcgtcatcctcatcatcatcactcctaCTATTCTTACTGATTGAACATCAGTATgctgagcattatcatcattattcctgttatcatattgatatcccccccccccccccccccttcacctggTATCCTTCCACGGGCGTCGACTGACACCTCGTCAGGAACTCCTTCGTGAAAAGAACATCGACGTCACAGAAGAAGACGATTTCCGCCCTCAGTGTCGTCTTTTCTACGCCCACCTGGAGCCCGCGCCCTCGCGAGAACGGTCCCTCCTGGAGGATGAACTCTGTCTTGAGGTTCGGGAATGATTTCTCGGCTTTTTGAAGGATGCGTTGACACTCCTGCTGGTCGTCGTCTTTGAAGTAGACGACCGTGAGGCCGACGGAGAGGCGGTTGTCCTTCGATAGGATGTTTTCCAGGTTCTGCATGAAgatctgagggagggagggtatgggtgtAAACGGGTGTTTCAAGTCCCGTTTCTCCCtgcgtattttttgttttatttgtttgttgtgatCAAATGTTGAGAATTAATGACAGACTTTAAATATCAGTTTAGAATGTATGTCATTTTGTGGGCATCTGAAATAttcctttgttgttattttgttatccttCTCATCATGATTCTATTTCTCACtgcatttctttccttccctcctctaacCCATTCAATAAAGGCCCCTGGCTAGAACGAAAAGGTTCTTTTGTGAACAACCTGGAGGTTGTCAGGCCGGCCCTTGAGTggcatgatgatgttgatgggtCTACTGCCCGCCACCAGGTGGTGGTAGAGGACACGCGGCGACTCCAGCGGCGCCAACATCGACACCCGGTCGATGTCGCCCGTGCGGCTGTCTCTGCATGTCACGTCTACCTCGATGCCCGTCGTGGGTAGAGTGCGGTACCTGTGGGAACCCGACGAGTCTGGAGACGGTTCATGTGCATGATGACTTTCATAaatatctaatacacacacacaggttgaaTATACCGGGTCAGAGGGCTAGACGGTCCGTCAACACTTGACGAAAAAAAGGACATGCAATACTGTCTACCTTTAGGAAATAGTGATTATACAGTAATTACAGTAATTACCTAAAATACTGCTCATTACAGAAAAAATCaagtaaaggaagaagggggaagtgcATTTACAGGAGAGATTATCACATAAACTGGGAAACAAACCAAGGGGAACAGAAAATTGATGTGTGATATTCAAAATCTTCCGCAGTCCGTAGGGAGGCCAAGCGTGGTTCAGTAAAAATGGAAGATGAGAAAAAGTAAACAGCTCCTTAATAAAACTGTAAAAGACAGATCTCAAACAGCGTATGGTATAAATCGGAAGAAAGAGTATGCCCAAACTACGAGAGAAACAGGCTTCCATTAGAGTAAcactaaaagtagagatcaatTTATTTATTGCCATCAAAGACGAAAACTTTGTTTATACTAAGGAATAGGAAACGTGCGAAATCTTTAACGAGAAATTTCAGTCAATATTTGCTCATGGCACTTGCTCTGATATGGAAAGAGACCTTACAAACATCAAACAGAACAATGATGTCTTAGGGTGTCACTTCTCAAATAATGGATAAGAAAGGTAGTTTCCTTTCTGTTTTGACCAGCCTCAGTTTCAGAACCTGCTTCAGCACCAATTTTAGCTCCTTCAATGTTGGCATTGACAACAACTCTCCAACCTCATTGTCATGAACAAATGAAGGCGCTCCTAAAGTTACAGCAACAACTTCCACAGTTTACTTCACGGCAACCTGCAATATTCCTTTGAAGAATCTGGTGGCAACTGATAATTATTCTCAACTATGACATTTTAAAGAAATACCGGAAACTTTAATTCTTAGTTACAAGCATTTGCaacaatattacacacacattcattataaatatatatatatatatatatatatataattcacacagatacacgcatatgtacacacacacacacacacacacacacacacacacacacacacacacacacacacacacacacacacacacacacacacgcacacgcacacacactatgagcgacacgagagatggtCTTGAGCAGGTCAATGTAAGggatcttagcttgctggtttattgttgaagatagatgtGAGACCCCCCAAGAGGCTCCCCTGTCctcgggtcgaggacgaggtggtggagctggatactgtgtggcttggcctgtttgccgtgtctctctccctccgtctttcgaacgtgtccttttatgcgacggttcccttcgagggcggatgtttattcccgtgtgaaaagagaaagccaggcagcacttATGTTCGCCCAAGGAGAAGCTGGAACAGagatgtgaagtgtaccatctggtcttgctacgtattgttgacatcgctcggccacgcgcaaggccCGTCCTTAAGCCGTCTGCAACacttgaaacactgcagtagcACATAAGAGTACAGGTTCTGTTCAATATCTACAGACGGtatcctggtgatccgatggtcgctagggtcgtcgcgtgccagggtagcgggtgtggcggaggtttcgcactgaggtgcaacattcagtagagAGGAGGGTTACATTGTCTTCAAAAGCTGAAATAttagtgtaccaggccagtaaaagggctaaggaggaggattataatacatatgtcaatcaccttactaagttccACGAAAAATGAGAGcctaataagaacaatttgccacaagaagggtaacgtgtcaagtgagGTGTTAATTACCTTGGATTTGCTAGGACAATGTGTGCTGCTTCTTGGTCAAAACTGTTTATCTACCTTTTTCACAGGAGAGCGTGAGAGTGCATCTTGGATAGAATGTTCTTTGCCATTCTTCCAGACTGCTGTAAATGAATAAGCAACAATTTTCACCCTAAGACACTGGAGTCATGGATATTGAACTGCATCAAGGGTGTTCTGTTCAGGATTGGTATCAGCTTTTTGTGATCAAGAACAAGGTCAAATGAGGATAGACCTAATAGATATAGCCTACATTTGTGCATACCCCATATTGCAGCAACTACCTCGAGCTGCAAAGTGGCACAGCGTCTGTCAGTGCATCTGCACTGGACGAAACGCCACTTTTCTCCATGTTTCTGAAGGAGAACATATCCAATATCATTCAAATGTGATGCTTCCATGTAATGCTGTTGGGCAGTTGGGGTCAAAGTGCACAAGGTTGAAGTAGAAGACTTTTGGTGTGCTGGAGTCCAAATGAACTGGCTTCTAAGGCTCAGAAGAGGTCGTACTGTGTTAACAGAGGCGATTAGGGCTGCTATGAAGTCTCTTGTTTGCTAGACCCATGAAAGAACGAAGGTCTGTTAGATTATACAGTGTGGGAAACTTTGTTATGACTTCAGTCTGAGACAAACTGTAACCGCAATATTGTTCTTCAGGTGCAGCAAAGATGAACTTATCAGCATTGATTGTAACCCCATGTTGTTTACATTTAGCTAGGATTGTATGAAGTCACTGAAGGTGCTGGGAATAATCTGTATTCCATGCTAATACATCATCAATTACTCGTGCATGGTGTCATGAAAGTAATGCATCTGGGAAGCGGTTGAAGACATGGATCCAAATGTCCGTATTATGCTTGAGTGAGTGACATTTGCTTAAAATTTCCCAATAGCATTAAGTGAAGATCCATTTGACGCATAGACCAGAGTATCTGAAGGTGGGTTTAAATCGAAGAGTTGTTCTCCGAGTATCGAGGGTTTTAATGCATTCTGCCAGGTCATGATCACATATATCTGCAATGATACCATCTAAGAGACGATCATCAAGGTAATGTCTAATGAGATCAGCATCTGCAGCCATCTGCTTCAGATTTACATAGAAAGCATCAAATCTTTAACCATGAGCTTGACGAACTTGAGTAAATTGCTGACGGCGAAGTGTTTGGTTTCTTTGTCGTCTCATGTGGCTGTCAATAAGAAGAAGGATGTCACAGACGGGCATTGTAGAATCTGCAGGGACACCAGGTGTTTCCTTCATCACACTATCAAGACAACGCCGTAAATATGCTAGCTGTACACGCCGAGGGTACATATTGAGTCCTGCCACGAAGAGGTAATCTTCCCATGACGTTTTCCATTCTTCATACACTTCATACACATGAGTGCTGAATCTGTtgaaagaggagtgggaagaggaatgCCAGGGATTTTGAGGGGTGACTGTATTACGTCTCTAGGGACCGTTGCCGACGTGGATGCGTAGAGACCGTTGCCAGTGTGTGTAGCGTCGTTGAGGTAGGTGCCGATGTGTCAGGCGGTGAGGGCATTGCCAATGTATCAGCGTAGAGGTCGTTGCCGATGCGTCAGGCGTTGTTAAAGTCTGGGCAGGGGAGGTAAATGGTGATGTCAGGTGTGACAATAAAGCTTGTAAAGTCTGGGTCATCAAATCTGTTTCCTGCTTCCATTGAGTGGCCTCCTGTTGTCGTCGCTCCTCTTGTTGCTTAATATAATCTAGGAGAACAGAAGTTGTAACTTCTGTTACAGTATTTTCTGTGGTGGAAGGTATGGAATATTTTTTCGCTTTAGGCGGCATTATAGTGTGTTGAGTATGCCCTGGAAAGATGAACATATAAGTCTAGACTACGCACATAAATTCACAGAATGCGGTAGTAAAGCGTGAATATGCAGGTCTCCCTGTAATTAATCTGAAAACGTGTCGCAATTTGAGGTGACATATCGAAGAGGACCATGTGACAGTATATGAGTACATTTTACACGCTATTTAAGGGCACTGAACACTGGGCAACACTGGAACACTGGGCAACACTGGAACACTACACTGCACTGCGCCATGCATGTTCACACATCACATAGTTTCAATGAAAAGAGCTGACTTGTGTCTAGGACGCTTTGATCTTGGATATAGTTTACAGACCACCTACCGCGATCATCCACGCTTGGTGTAAACAGAGGCCTCCTTCCTCAGAGGGATGATGAGTATAAAGACATTCAAGTATGAAACATGTATATAGGCACAGCATGATGACAAATAGCATATATGATTAAAATTCCGATATACATACACCCTCCATGCCTGACCTTACTCCAAGTACGTCTATTAGCAACCTTGCAAAATAACTCATCATCAACAGTACGACTGCGACTCACCTAATGAAGGCACAATCTCCTGCAGAATACCTGTCTGGGTACTTCCCATCGAGGAACCGCACCGCCCTTTCTTGGACCTGTTGAGCGCACGTCGAGGTATGAATGATTAATGCTGATGGGTTGCGCCACCAGCTATcacagagatggataaatagataaattacctCATCGTTAAGAATATGGTGAATATATTacattgactgattgatagacgAATAGCCTGGCGGAGAACACGAGAGAAAATAACGGAGAAATCTAACCCGAGAGAACATGGACACCTCTTCCTTGTGAGGTCCGCGAGAAACAGTTCCCTTCGTGGAGTCCTGGTTATCATACACCGTTGTCCCGTCAAAGATATTGAAGTAGATGTGGTCGTTCCTGCATGAAGTGTAATTGCTATGAAATTGTATTGTTCATGCATATTTCATTTAGTCTGCTCTGCGTCATTTTCCTGCGTGTAAAAAGATATAGTTGCCGACACAGTTTCCAGTTTATGCTGTTATTCACTTAAATCCCAATCAGATATTGTTATCAAACTTTGGCATCATTGGTTATACTAGAGATTACATCCAGAAATACAATTATAAAGTAAATTTTGTTTGATCTCTATGAGAGAATTTATCATTGTAGATAGGAATACCGTACTTTAAGGATAACAGGTACTGACAGCGATTTTGAAATGGCGGGACCTTGGGGTTTACATCTAGCGGGATCACAGTCAGAGTGGTGTTCTAGTTCCCTCATTTGACTGGACGCTTTATTAAATCATGTGGCATTTACTCTGCCCTAAACAAAGCGTTTTCGTGGGCAGCCGACAATCTGTAATTATTTTGGTAGTACCATGTCATTCCTAGGGAGGTGAGCTGCatgaattaaagtaaaaaaaacaaccatCGACAAAAGTTTGCTTTTTCAAAAGCTGACAGGTAAGTAAGCAGGTCCAGACACCTTACATCGTGTCATACTGAACGTGGTAGGCATTTATCCAAGGCCATGCCTGCATTTATCCAGGCAATCAACTTACACCCAATCACGAATCCTCGGGTAGTTGGGGTCCTGACTGAAGGTGACAGGGTCGTCTACCCAGCCTCGCTTGCAGTCGTACGACATTTGGCTCCAGTCCTTCACAGTCCGAGAGTCTCGCGCGAAGGGGTTCCACGGGACGCCCTTGTCCCCAGATACTGCGGAAGACAGGCTGCCTGTAAGGCCTTGCTTGAGAAAACTGCACTGGCTCGATTCTTTATATAGAATGCACTCTTTAAAAAGACTATATACAGTAACTAATTTTATATTGTAAAGTGTATCTTTATTTACAAAATCAGATTTTTAGTTTGGTTGTTCATTCCACAGACACAGGGAAAAAGTTTATCAGCTTTTCAGCTTGGCCATTATAAGTAGGAATTCAGATTAACATAAATATC is part of the Penaeus chinensis breed Huanghai No. 1 chromosome 2, ASM1920278v2, whole genome shotgun sequence genome and harbors:
- the LOC125030686 gene encoding chondroitin sulfate N-acetylgalactosaminyltransferase 1-like; the protein is MGHDVRQRLTQFLVLHGPFIRLGLRLALLSGSVVAFLVVAARIVISGDKGVPWNPFARDSRTVKDWSQMSYDCKRGWVDDPVTFSQDPNYPRIRDWVNDHIYFNIFDGTTVYDNQDSTKGTVSRGPHKEEVSMFSRVQERAVRFLDGKYPDRYSAGDCAFIRYRTLPTTGIEVDVTCRDSRTGDIDRVSMLAPLESPRVLYHHLVAGSRPINIIMPLKGRPDNLQIFMQNLENILSKDNRLSVGLTVVYFKDDDQQECQRILQKAEKSFPNLKTEFILQEGPFSRGRGLQVGVEKTTLRAEIVFFCDVDVLFTKEFLTRCQSTPVEGYQVFFPMVFSMYNPEFIYPLHKHRIPPPLHQLEVNDNNGYWRVWGHGMVCIYKSDFFKIGGFDMAKSGWGGEDLDLVRKTVRVGKYKIIRSLEPGLFHRYHSKECDDARQFFPCIKTKALNEASKLSFGLWYFKQKHNVSVYGFLAEGNKPHDHDDYDPARNDTAPLAVREIMNEFGVLVEMLLLLVLLSIVLVDMFFMYNNYKLERKNT